A region of Marnyiella aurantia DNA encodes the following proteins:
- a CDS encoding ribose-phosphate pyrophosphokinase yields MAQQLSYLFSTRTSKELAANIAKHYGQEMGKINFQDFSDGEFEPVLDQSVRGGRVFLIGSTFPPADNLLELLLMIDAAKRASAKNITVVIPYYGLARQDRKDKPRAPIGAKLVANLLTAAGATRIMTMDLHADQIQGFFEIPVDHLYASTIFIDYIQSLNLDNLTIASPDMGGAKRAKNYAGHLGAEVVIAYKERKKANVIEEMFLIGDVRDRNVILIDDMIDTAGTLCKAADILIANGAKSVRAMATHAVLSGKAYENIENSQMSEVIVTDSIPIKTHLSSKIKVLSCASLFADVMKMVHEHKSISDKFII; encoded by the coding sequence ATGGCTCAACAATTAAGCTATCTGTTTTCTACCAGAACCAGCAAAGAATTAGCGGCAAACATCGCCAAACATTATGGACAGGAAATGGGTAAGATCAATTTTCAGGATTTTAGTGACGGCGAATTTGAACCGGTTCTGGATCAGTCCGTACGTGGTGGCAGGGTTTTCCTGATTGGCTCCACCTTTCCTCCGGCCGATAATTTACTGGAGCTGCTCCTAATGATTGATGCTGCGAAAAGAGCTTCTGCTAAGAATATTACAGTGGTTATTCCTTATTACGGACTGGCCAGACAGGACCGTAAAGACAAACCCAGAGCTCCAATCGGTGCCAAGCTTGTTGCCAATCTTCTTACCGCTGCGGGTGCAACACGAATTATGACAATGGATCTGCATGCAGACCAAATCCAGGGCTTTTTCGAAATCCCGGTAGACCACCTTTACGCTTCCACAATCTTCATTGACTATATACAGTCACTTAATCTCGATAATCTTACCATCGCTTCTCCGGACATGGGTGGTGCAAAAAGAGCTAAGAATTACGCAGGTCACCTAGGTGCCGAGGTCGTAATCGCTTATAAGGAAAGAAAAAAAGCAAACGTTATAGAAGAGATGTTCCTGATCGGTGATGTGCGTGACCGTAACGTGATACTTATTGATGATATGATCGATACTGCAGGAACGCTGTGCAAGGCCGCCGATATATTAATTGCAAACGGTGCAAAATCTGTACGTGCCATGGCTACTCACGCAGTACTTTCCGGAAAAGCGTACGAAAACATTGAAAACAGCCAGATGTCCGAGGTGATCGTAACAGATTCCATTCCTATCAAGACACATCTTTCATCCAAAATAAAGGTATTATCATGTGCATCTCTGTTTGCAGATGTAATGAAGATGGTACACGAACACAAATCCATCAGTGACAAGTTTATTATCTAA
- a CDS encoding aminotransferase class V-fold PLP-dependent enzyme, translated as MIDLQNIRSQFPILQREINGKPLVYLDNAATSQKPLSVIEVESNYYKELNANVHRGIHTLSQLATEEMENARRKLQKFINAAHDYEVIFTKGTTESINLITYALSNSGTVSEGDEIIITHLEHHSNIVPWQMLCKRTGAKLKVIPIDEEGVLNLDFLRENLSDRTKIVSFNYVSNALGIVNPVQEMISIIRQNSEAWIVVDGAQAVPHFKVDVQALDCDFFAFSGHKMYAPTGTGVLYGKEKILESLEPFHGGGEMIATCSFEKTTYAALPFKFEAGTPNIAGNIALGAAVDFIEGIGHEILQQHENKLLSYAQEKLLAIDNLRIYGENAHRTGVVSFNLQNVGISSDVGMILDKLGIAVRTGHHCTQPIMEYFNIAGTVRASFAVYNTLEEVDILAEGIKKAQRMLS; from the coding sequence ATGATTGACCTACAAAATATACGCTCTCAATTTCCAATTTTACAGCGGGAGATCAACGGTAAACCGCTGGTTTATCTTGACAATGCTGCAACTTCACAAAAACCGCTGTCGGTAATAGAGGTGGAAAGTAATTATTATAAAGAACTGAATGCCAATGTACACCGTGGTATACACACTCTGAGCCAACTGGCCACAGAAGAGATGGAGAATGCCAGAAGAAAACTTCAGAAATTCATTAACGCGGCACATGATTATGAAGTTATTTTTACAAAAGGAACAACTGAAAGCATTAACCTGATTACCTACGCCCTGTCCAATTCCGGCACAGTGTCCGAGGGAGACGAAATCATTATCACTCATCTGGAGCACCACTCCAATATAGTACCCTGGCAAATGCTGTGCAAACGGACCGGCGCTAAGTTGAAAGTGATTCCAATTGATGAAGAAGGCGTATTAAACCTGGATTTTTTAAGGGAGAACCTCAGCGACAGGACTAAAATAGTGTCATTTAATTACGTTTCCAATGCGCTGGGTATTGTAAATCCTGTGCAGGAAATGATTTCAATTATACGTCAGAATTCTGAAGCCTGGATCGTGGTAGACGGTGCGCAGGCAGTGCCGCACTTTAAGGTAGATGTTCAGGCCCTGGACTGTGATTTTTTCGCCTTTTCCGGTCATAAGATGTATGCGCCTACCGGAACCGGCGTACTTTACGGTAAAGAGAAAATCCTGGAAAGCCTGGAACCCTTTCACGGTGGCGGGGAGATGATTGCCACCTGTTCATTCGAGAAAACGACTTATGCAGCACTACCATTTAAGTTTGAGGCGGGAACGCCCAATATAGCCGGCAACATTGCACTGGGAGCAGCTGTAGATTTTATTGAAGGCATAGGTCATGAAATCCTGCAACAACATGAAAACAAATTGCTGAGCTACGCACAGGAAAAATTGCTGGCAATTGATAACCTTAGAATTTATGGTGAAAATGCGCACCGCACCGGTGTTGTTTCATTTAACCTTCAGAATGTGGGTATCAGCTCCGATGTGGGAATGATTCTGGATAAACTTGGAATAGCTGTCAGGACCGGACACCACTGTACCCAGCCGATTATGGAATATTTTAATATAGCAGGCACCGTACGCGCGAGTTTCGCTGTGTACAATACGCTGGAAGAAGTTGATATTTTAGCAGAAGGTATTAAGAAAGCACAACGAATGCTTTCGTGA
- a CDS encoding DUF3575 domain-containing protein, with translation MNKIILAIVFCLSFINIGAQEIEAQKRNDIVADPFLLIAVPLVNVSFERLLSENSGLGVNAMISLQNDADNFTQISPYYRMYFGRKFAQGFFLEGFVPVTMTKEYDMVYFMDDFGGYFTEGNERTVTTVGVGFGVGGKWVIRNGLVIEASGGIGRRLGGNLDDNWDGEGVTGKIMGGIGYRF, from the coding sequence ATGAACAAAATTATTCTGGCAATCGTTTTTTGCCTGTCCTTCATTAACATCGGTGCTCAGGAAATTGAAGCTCAGAAAAGGAATGACATCGTTGCAGACCCTTTTCTATTGATAGCGGTTCCTCTGGTAAATGTATCCTTTGAAAGACTGCTTAGTGAGAACTCCGGTCTGGGCGTGAACGCAATGATATCTTTGCAGAATGACGCCGACAATTTCACTCAGATTTCACCTTATTACCGAATGTATTTCGGACGTAAATTTGCCCAGGGCTTCTTTCTTGAAGGTTTTGTGCCGGTGACAATGACCAAGGAATACGATATGGTTTACTTCATGGACGATTTTGGAGGCTATTTCACTGAAGGTAATGAAAGAACAGTAACTACAGTCGGAGTGGGATTTGGCGTAGGCGGAAAGTGGGTTATCCGGAACGGGCTCGTTATAGAAGCCAGTGGAGGTATAGGTCGCAGACTGGGAGGCAATCTGGATGATAATTGGGATGGAGAAGGAGTAACAGGCAAGATTATGGGTGGTATTGGTTACCGTTTTTAA
- a CDS encoding OmpP1/FadL family transporter — translation MKKVLISTALLAGVLTQAGAFRVSLQGVKQLAMAHTSAHAGDASVAFFNPAGMSFIPAKLSVAAGGFGAITNVTYQNPTTMQSFDTDNPIGTPFYAAVAYKVMDNVSVGFSFTTPYGSTIQWPEDWEGREIVQKLALKAMYFQPMVSVKLAPWASVGASYIYATGSVDWDKGLTLYNGTLNIKDEKAKGHGFGLGFYFQPDDKWDVSIAYRSPVNMKAENGVASFNVTPALYPLIGIDAAGQDNFKATLPLVEEYTIGATFKVTPKWKLSADMNYVGWEKYDRLTLDFENAPIGNQADPTVLTNIKDFHNTRNFRVGTEYMFTTKIAGRLGWYYDESPYEDGNFIPETPSFDAHAITGGIGLKFGSLGVDLAAAKTFPKSRVFNNQNINFAGQAKANSFYFGLGVNYNIN, via the coding sequence ATGAAAAAAGTTTTAATCTCTACAGCTTTACTGGCAGGAGTTTTAACGCAGGCCGGAGCTTTCAGGGTTTCACTGCAGGGCGTTAAGCAGTTGGCAATGGCGCACACCAGCGCCCACGCAGGAGATGCAAGTGTTGCATTCTTCAATCCCGCAGGTATGTCGTTTATTCCGGCCAAACTAAGCGTGGCAGCAGGTGGTTTTGGGGCGATAACAAACGTGACTTATCAGAATCCGACTACAATGCAGTCCTTCGATACAGACAATCCGATTGGGACACCGTTCTATGCCGCAGTAGCCTATAAGGTTATGGACAATGTTTCTGTTGGTTTCAGTTTTACTACTCCATACGGCAGCACGATCCAATGGCCAGAAGACTGGGAAGGACGTGAAATTGTGCAGAAGCTTGCTCTGAAGGCGATGTATTTTCAACCAATGGTTTCAGTAAAACTGGCTCCCTGGGCATCTGTGGGCGCAAGTTATATTTATGCGACAGGTTCTGTGGACTGGGACAAAGGACTGACTCTTTACAATGGGACGCTTAATATTAAGGATGAAAAAGCCAAGGGTCACGGTTTTGGACTGGGCTTCTATTTTCAGCCGGATGACAAGTGGGATGTTTCCATTGCCTACCGTTCCCCGGTTAATATGAAGGCCGAAAATGGGGTGGCCAGCTTCAACGTTACTCCAGCTCTCTATCCGCTGATCGGAATTGATGCGGCGGGTCAGGATAACTTCAAAGCAACTTTACCTCTTGTAGAAGAATATACAATTGGTGCAACGTTTAAAGTGACTCCGAAATGGAAACTTTCTGCTGATATGAACTATGTAGGATGGGAAAAATATGACAGGCTTACGCTTGATTTTGAAAACGCACCAATCGGCAATCAGGCAGATCCTACTGTACTTACCAACATCAAGGATTTCCATAATACAAGAAACTTCCGTGTAGGTACCGAATACATGTTTACGACTAAAATTGCCGGACGACTGGGCTGGTACTATGACGAATCGCCTTATGAAGACGGCAATTTCATTCCCGAAACCCCATCTTTTGATGCACATGCTATCACTGGAGGTATTGGATTGAAGTTTGGCAGTCTGGGAGTAGATCTGGCAGCAGCCAAGACTTTTCCAAAAAGCAGAGTCTTTAATAATCAGAATATAAACTTTGCAGGCCAGGCCAAAGCAAACTCCTTCTACTTTGGTTTAGGAGTAAACTATAACATTAATTAA
- a CDS encoding 50S ribosomal protein L25/general stress protein Ctc, giving the protein MKSITIQGAKRESVGKKSTKALRDAELVPCVVYGGGEPLNFSTEEKSFKGLVYTPEAHTVELVIDGETIPAVLQDIQFHPISDKILHVDFYQLSDDKPVVMEVPVKITGRSKGVMAGGVLRQSFRKLRVKALPANLPDEVEVDITPLKIGGKVYVGDIKSESFTFMHPDNAVVAAVKMSRTAMKGGAVADDDDEEETAEGDVPATEQENAE; this is encoded by the coding sequence ATGAAATCAATTACAATTCAAGGCGCAAAAAGAGAAAGCGTGGGCAAGAAGTCTACAAAAGCTTTACGTGATGCTGAATTAGTTCCTTGTGTTGTTTATGGAGGTGGTGAGCCATTGAACTTCTCAACAGAAGAGAAGTCTTTCAAAGGTTTGGTTTACACTCCGGAAGCACACACGGTAGAACTGGTTATTGACGGAGAAACAATCCCCGCAGTACTTCAGGACATTCAGTTTCACCCAATTTCCGACAAAATCCTACACGTGGATTTCTATCAGCTGTCTGATGACAAACCAGTAGTTATGGAAGTTCCTGTAAAAATCACAGGTCGTTCCAAGGGTGTTATGGCAGGTGGTGTGCTTCGTCAGTCTTTCAGAAAACTGAGAGTAAAAGCATTGCCGGCTAATCTTCCGGACGAGGTTGAAGTAGATATTACGCCATTGAAAATCGGTGGTAAAGTATATGTAGGAGATATCAAATCTGAATCATTCACCTTTATGCACCCGGATAACGCGGTTGTAGCTGCTGTGAAGATGTCCAGAACTGCTATGAAGGGCGGTGCTGTTGCAGATGATGATGATGAAGAAGAAACTGCAGAAGGTGACGTACCTGCTACAGAACAGGAAAACGCTGAATAA
- a CDS encoding SGNH/GDSL hydrolase family protein, with amino-acid sequence MKKIIISSLAASLLLFSYSCDTDFENDVNDVAVTSGSADFSKYVALGNSLTSGYRDNALYIDGQNESYPAIIAAQMKIAGGGEFKQPLMANNIGGFTNLFNPATGAFAGKYVLSVVNGSLSPAPTAPGGALDIITAGGPYQNMGIPGAKSFHLGAAGYGNAAGLSAGLSNPYFVRFASSGTTSVIQDAAAQAPTFFSLWIGNNDVLSYATSGGMGTDQTGNMNPATYGSNDITDPGVFASVINSYVTALTANGAKGVIANIPNVTTIPYFTRVPAKPLAGLSATQIAQLNGGYAQYNAGLLQAKNLGAINDAEYQSRLISFTTTGSNGAIIVDKDLTNLTGFGIPSYRQTTSEDLILLTASAVLNPTVGGGTSVPLEDRFVLTKKETAKAIAATTAYNAALKSIADSKGLAFVDANAKMAQLAQQSGISFNGVKYTATFVTGGTFSLDGVHLTGRGAALIGNEFIKAINNKFGSNLPMANVNSYSGVTFP; translated from the coding sequence ATGAAAAAAATAATTATATCATCTTTGGCGGCTTCCCTGCTGTTGTTTTCATACAGTTGCGATACTGATTTTGAAAATGATGTAAATGACGTTGCAGTAACCAGCGGAAGTGCAGATTTCAGCAAGTACGTGGCACTCGGTAACTCGCTAACATCAGGTTACAGAGACAATGCCTTATATATAGACGGACAGAACGAATCCTATCCCGCTATAATTGCAGCCCAAATGAAAATTGCCGGCGGTGGTGAGTTTAAACAGCCGCTTATGGCGAACAATATCGGCGGATTCACCAATCTCTTTAATCCTGCTACGGGAGCTTTTGCCGGAAAATATGTGCTTTCTGTTGTAAATGGATCACTTTCTCCAGCACCTACTGCACCTGGTGGTGCTTTGGATATCATCACGGCTGGAGGACCATACCAGAATATGGGAATTCCAGGGGCTAAATCCTTTCATCTTGGAGCTGCAGGCTATGGCAATGCAGCAGGACTGAGTGCCGGGCTGTCCAATCCGTACTTTGTAAGATTTGCCTCTTCAGGGACCACTTCTGTAATTCAGGATGCGGCTGCGCAGGCTCCCACTTTCTTCTCTTTATGGATAGGAAATAATGACGTCTTATCCTACGCAACCAGTGGCGGTATGGGAACAGACCAAACAGGGAACATGAACCCTGCAACTTATGGGTCCAATGACATCACTGATCCGGGTGTTTTTGCTTCTGTAATCAATTCCTATGTGACAGCCCTCACTGCTAACGGTGCAAAAGGTGTGATCGCAAATATCCCGAATGTTACCACCATTCCTTACTTCACAAGAGTTCCGGCCAAACCTCTTGCCGGTCTTAGCGCTACGCAGATAGCACAACTCAATGGGGGATATGCACAGTATAATGCAGGGCTTTTGCAGGCAAAAAACCTGGGAGCTATTAACGATGCAGAATATCAGAGCAGATTGATAAGCTTTACCACAACCGGATCAAATGGAGCAATAATCGTGGATAAAGACCTTACCAACCTGACTGGATTTGGAATTCCGTCTTACAGACAAACTACCTCAGAGGATCTGATTTTACTTACAGCTTCTGCTGTACTGAATCCTACCGTTGGAGGTGGAACGTCTGTCCCACTGGAAGACCGATTCGTGCTTACCAAAAAAGAAACTGCCAAGGCAATAGCAGCTACCACAGCCTATAATGCAGCGCTGAAAAGTATTGCAGACTCTAAAGGATTGGCGTTCGTGGATGCAAATGCGAAAATGGCGCAACTTGCTCAGCAGTCAGGAATCAGCTTCAACGGTGTGAAATACACGGCCACGTTTGTCACAGGCGGAACCTTCTCGCTGGACGGGGTTCACCTTACAGGCAGAGGCGCGGCACTTATTGGTAATGAGTTCATTAAGGCTATAAACAACAAATTCGGCTCTAACCTTCCTATGGCAAACGTAAATTCCTATTCCGGAGTTACCTTCCCATAA